One part of the Kryptolebias marmoratus isolate JLee-2015 linkage group LG2, ASM164957v2, whole genome shotgun sequence genome encodes these proteins:
- the tbx2b gene encoding T-box transcription factor TBX2b isoform X1 yields the protein MRDPVFTGTAMAYHPFHAHRPTDFPMSAFLAAAQPSFFPALSLPPGALTKPLPEHGLAGAAEAGLHPALSHHQAAHLRSMKSLEPEEEVDDDPKVTLEAKDLWDQFHKLGTEMVITKSGRRMFPPFKVRINGLDKKAKYILLMDIVAADDCRYKFHNSRWMVAGKADPEMPKRMYIHPDSPATGEQWMAKPVAFHKLKLTNNISDKHGFAQTILNSMHKYQPRFHIVRANDILKLPYSTFRTYVFPETEFVAVTAYQNDKITQLKIDNNPFAKGFRDTGNGRREKRKQLTMPSLRMFEDQCKADRDGADSDASSSEPPAGRDAVHSPLGAGSSPLRFSRPSRDEKTDSEQELEHPDERCTASNSPRTEPVSPYSTRCEERVRERPAGEKKDDSIFSIRNIEKDKVESRHRKDTTEPLTKDSDAGGISATKEGFSPLVVQTESPSHFSPGHLQSLALSGLHSQQFFNPLNTGSPLLFHPGQFAMAPGAFSAMGMGHLLASVSGASGLENGSLAAQGTGGTPSPFPFHLSQHMLASQGIPMPPFGGLFPYPYTYMAAAAAAASASALPATSTSSPLSRNPFLGSSRPRLRFNPYQLPVSLPQSSSLLTTGLPGGLNLSSETSKPGSRETSPAPEHHGNHKTGGSSGRAVSPKTSMKDSVNELQSIQRLVSGLEGQREPSPNADSPK from the exons ATGAGAGATCCAGTTTTTACAGGGACTGCAATGGCTTATCACCCTTTCCACGCACATCGGCCGACCGACTTCCCCATGTCCGCCTTCCTGGCGGCCGCGCAGCCCTCCTTCTTCCCGGCGCTCAGCCTCCCTCCCGGAGCGCTCACAAAGCCCCTCCCGGAGCACGGCCTGGCCGGGGCGGCGGAGGCTGGGCTCCACCCGGCCCTCAGCCACCATCAGGCGGCTCATCTCCGCAGCATGAAGAGCCTGGAGCCCGAGGAGGAAGTGGACGACGACCCCAAAGTAACACTGGAAGCTAAGGATCTCTGGGACCAGTTTCATAAACTCGGGACGGAGATGGTTATTACCAAGTctggaag GAGGATGTTTCCTCCGTTCAAAGTGCGGATAAACGGCCTGGATAAAAAAGCCAAATACATCCTGCTCATGGACATCGTGGCGGCGGATGACTGCCGCTACAAGTTCCACAACTCCCGCTGGATGGTGGCGGGCAAAGCCGACCCAGAGATGCCCAAACGGATGTACATCCACCCGGACAGCCCGGCCACGGGCGAGCAGTGGATGGCCAAGCCTGTTGCTTTCCACAAACTCAAGCTGACCAACAACATCTCGGACAAACACGGATTT gcccAGACCATTCTGAACTCCATGCACAAGTACCAGCCCAGGTTCCACATAGTCCGGGCCAACGACATCCTGAAGCTCCCCTACAGCACCTTCAGGACCTACGTGTTCCCGGAGACCGAGTTCGTGGCCGTGACCGCGTACCAGAACGACAAG ATCACTCAGCTGAAGATCGACAACAACCCGTTCGCTAAAGGATTCAGAGACACCGGGAACGGCAGGAGGGAGAAAAG GAAGCAGCTGACCATGCCGTCGCTGCGGATGTTTGAGGACCAGTGCAAGGCGGACCGGGATGGCGCGGACTCGGACGCCTCTTCCAGCGAGCCTCCGGCCGGCAGGGACGCGGTCCACTCCCCGCTGGGTGCCGGGTCCAGCCCGCTGAGGTTCAGCAGGCCCAGCAGAG atgagaaaacagacaGTGAGCAGGAGCTGGAGCACCCTGACGAGCGCTGCACGGCCTCCAACAGCCCGAGGACCGAGCCCGTGTCCCCCTACAGCACCAGGTGTGAGGAGCGCGTGAGGGAACGACCCGCGGGCGAGAAGAAGGATGACTCCATATTCAGTATAAGAAACATAGAGAAGGACAAAGTGGAGAGCAGGCACAGGAAGGACACCACAGAGCCGTTGACAAAGGACTCTGATGCTGGAGGCATCAGTGCCACCAAGGAGGGCTTCTCCCCTCTGGTGGTCCAAACCGAGAGCCCCTCACACTTCAGCCCAGGTCACTTACAAAGCCTGGCTCTGTCCGGCCTGCACAGTCAGCAGTTCTTTAACCCTCTGAACACCGGCTCGCCGCTTTTGTTTCACCCGGGGCAGTTTGCTATGGCCCCTGGAGCCTTTTCCGCTATGGGCATGGGGCATCTATTGGCCTCGGTATCCGGAGCAAGTGGTTTGGAAAACGGGAGCCTTGCCGCCCAGGGCACAGGAGGAACTCCAAGCCCCTTCCCCTTCCATCTGTCTCAGCACATGCTCGCCTCTCAG GGCATCCCCATGCCTCCGTTTGGGGGTCTTTTCCCGTACCCGTACACCTACatggcagctgcagcagccgcAGCCTCGGCCTCAGCTCTCCCAGCTACCAGCACCTCCAGCCCACTCTCCAGGAACCCCTTCCTGGGCTCATCTCGGCCTCGCCTGCGCTTCAACCCCTACCAGCTCCCCGTGTCACTGCCCCAGAGCTCCAGTCTGCTCACTACCGGCCTGCCCGGCGGCCTCAACTTGAGCTCAGAGACCTCCAAACCTGGCAGCAGGGAGACCAGCCCGGCCCCGGagcaccatggcaaccacaagACAGGAGGATCGAGCGGGCGGGCCGTGTCTCCAAAGACCTCCATGAAGGACTCTGTAAATGAGCTGCAGAGCATCCAGAGACTGGTGAGCGGCCTGGAGGGCCAGAGGGAGCCCTCCCCAAATGCAGACTCTCCCAAGTGA
- the tbx2b gene encoding T-box transcription factor TBX2b isoform X2, producing the protein MRDPVFTGTAMAYHPFHAHRPTDFPMSAFLAAAQPSFFPALSLPPGALTKPLPEHGLAGAAEAGLHPALSHHQAAHLRSMKSLEPEEEVDDDPKVTLEAKDLWDQFHKLGTEMVITKSGRRMFPPFKVRINGLDKKAKYILLMDIVAADDCRYKFHNSRWMVAGKADPEMPKRMYIHPDSPATGEQWMAKPVAFHKLKLTNNISDKHGFTILNSMHKYQPRFHIVRANDILKLPYSTFRTYVFPETEFVAVTAYQNDKITQLKIDNNPFAKGFRDTGNGRREKRKQLTMPSLRMFEDQCKADRDGADSDASSSEPPAGRDAVHSPLGAGSSPLRFSRPSRDEKTDSEQELEHPDERCTASNSPRTEPVSPYSTRCEERVRERPAGEKKDDSIFSIRNIEKDKVESRHRKDTTEPLTKDSDAGGISATKEGFSPLVVQTESPSHFSPGHLQSLALSGLHSQQFFNPLNTGSPLLFHPGQFAMAPGAFSAMGMGHLLASVSGASGLENGSLAAQGTGGTPSPFPFHLSQHMLASQGIPMPPFGGLFPYPYTYMAAAAAAASASALPATSTSSPLSRNPFLGSSRPRLRFNPYQLPVSLPQSSSLLTTGLPGGLNLSSETSKPGSRETSPAPEHHGNHKTGGSSGRAVSPKTSMKDSVNELQSIQRLVSGLEGQREPSPNADSPK; encoded by the exons ATGAGAGATCCAGTTTTTACAGGGACTGCAATGGCTTATCACCCTTTCCACGCACATCGGCCGACCGACTTCCCCATGTCCGCCTTCCTGGCGGCCGCGCAGCCCTCCTTCTTCCCGGCGCTCAGCCTCCCTCCCGGAGCGCTCACAAAGCCCCTCCCGGAGCACGGCCTGGCCGGGGCGGCGGAGGCTGGGCTCCACCCGGCCCTCAGCCACCATCAGGCGGCTCATCTCCGCAGCATGAAGAGCCTGGAGCCCGAGGAGGAAGTGGACGACGACCCCAAAGTAACACTGGAAGCTAAGGATCTCTGGGACCAGTTTCATAAACTCGGGACGGAGATGGTTATTACCAAGTctggaag GAGGATGTTTCCTCCGTTCAAAGTGCGGATAAACGGCCTGGATAAAAAAGCCAAATACATCCTGCTCATGGACATCGTGGCGGCGGATGACTGCCGCTACAAGTTCCACAACTCCCGCTGGATGGTGGCGGGCAAAGCCGACCCAGAGATGCCCAAACGGATGTACATCCACCCGGACAGCCCGGCCACGGGCGAGCAGTGGATGGCCAAGCCTGTTGCTTTCCACAAACTCAAGCTGACCAACAACATCTCGGACAAACACGGATTT ACCATTCTGAACTCCATGCACAAGTACCAGCCCAGGTTCCACATAGTCCGGGCCAACGACATCCTGAAGCTCCCCTACAGCACCTTCAGGACCTACGTGTTCCCGGAGACCGAGTTCGTGGCCGTGACCGCGTACCAGAACGACAAG ATCACTCAGCTGAAGATCGACAACAACCCGTTCGCTAAAGGATTCAGAGACACCGGGAACGGCAGGAGGGAGAAAAG GAAGCAGCTGACCATGCCGTCGCTGCGGATGTTTGAGGACCAGTGCAAGGCGGACCGGGATGGCGCGGACTCGGACGCCTCTTCCAGCGAGCCTCCGGCCGGCAGGGACGCGGTCCACTCCCCGCTGGGTGCCGGGTCCAGCCCGCTGAGGTTCAGCAGGCCCAGCAGAG atgagaaaacagacaGTGAGCAGGAGCTGGAGCACCCTGACGAGCGCTGCACGGCCTCCAACAGCCCGAGGACCGAGCCCGTGTCCCCCTACAGCACCAGGTGTGAGGAGCGCGTGAGGGAACGACCCGCGGGCGAGAAGAAGGATGACTCCATATTCAGTATAAGAAACATAGAGAAGGACAAAGTGGAGAGCAGGCACAGGAAGGACACCACAGAGCCGTTGACAAAGGACTCTGATGCTGGAGGCATCAGTGCCACCAAGGAGGGCTTCTCCCCTCTGGTGGTCCAAACCGAGAGCCCCTCACACTTCAGCCCAGGTCACTTACAAAGCCTGGCTCTGTCCGGCCTGCACAGTCAGCAGTTCTTTAACCCTCTGAACACCGGCTCGCCGCTTTTGTTTCACCCGGGGCAGTTTGCTATGGCCCCTGGAGCCTTTTCCGCTATGGGCATGGGGCATCTATTGGCCTCGGTATCCGGAGCAAGTGGTTTGGAAAACGGGAGCCTTGCCGCCCAGGGCACAGGAGGAACTCCAAGCCCCTTCCCCTTCCATCTGTCTCAGCACATGCTCGCCTCTCAG GGCATCCCCATGCCTCCGTTTGGGGGTCTTTTCCCGTACCCGTACACCTACatggcagctgcagcagccgcAGCCTCGGCCTCAGCTCTCCCAGCTACCAGCACCTCCAGCCCACTCTCCAGGAACCCCTTCCTGGGCTCATCTCGGCCTCGCCTGCGCTTCAACCCCTACCAGCTCCCCGTGTCACTGCCCCAGAGCTCCAGTCTGCTCACTACCGGCCTGCCCGGCGGCCTCAACTTGAGCTCAGAGACCTCCAAACCTGGCAGCAGGGAGACCAGCCCGGCCCCGGagcaccatggcaaccacaagACAGGAGGATCGAGCGGGCGGGCCGTGTCTCCAAAGACCTCCATGAAGGACTCTGTAAATGAGCTGCAGAGCATCCAGAGACTGGTGAGCGGCCTGGAGGGCCAGAGGGAGCCCTCCCCAAATGCAGACTCTCCCAAGTGA